Proteins encoded within one genomic window of Erinaceus europaeus chromosome 13, mEriEur2.1, whole genome shotgun sequence:
- the C1QC gene encoding complement C1q subcomponent subunit C, which translates to MGSGSWHPLGLNLLLLLLALPQWGQASTSCYGIPGMPGLPGAPGKDGHDGLQGPKGEPGIPAIPGTRGPKGQKGEPGHPGHPGKNGPMGPSGSPGVPGPVGPPGEPGEEGKYKQKHQSVFSVTRQTIQFPTANSLVKFNSAVTNPQGDYDTSTGKFTCKVPGLYYFVYHTSQTANLCVQLYRSGTKVTTFCDHMSNTKQVSSGGVLLQLKTGEEVWLTVNDYNGMVGTEGSDSVFSGFLLFPD; encoded by the exons ATGGGCTCAGGCTCCTGGCACCCTCTGGGGCTGAACCTGCTGCTGCTCCTACTGGCACTGCCACAGTGGGGTCAGGCCAGCACAAGCTGTTATGGGATACCTGGAATGCCAGGGCTGCCTGGGGCCCCAGGGAAGGATGGGCACGATGGACTACAGGGGCCCAAGGGAGAGCCAG GAATCCCAGCCATCCCTGGAACACGAGGACCCAAGGGCCAGAAAGGAGAGCCTGGCCACCCTGGCCATcctggaaaaaatggccccatgGGACCCTCTGGAAGTCCCGGGGTCCCTGGCCCTGTGGGTCCTCCTGGGGAGCCAGGTGAAGAGGGAAAGTACAAGCAGAAGCACCAGTCAGTGTTCAGTGTCACACGGCAGACCATTCAGTTCCCGACAGCCAACAGCCTGGTCAAGTTCAACAGTGCAGTCACAAACCCACAGGGGGACTATGACACGAGCACCGGCAAGTTTACTTGCAAGGTTCCTGGCCTCTACTACTTTGTCTACCACACGTCGCAGACAGCCAACCTGTGCGTGCAGCTGTACCGCAGCGGCACCAAGGTGACCACGTTCTGCGACCACATGTCCAACACCAAGCAGGTCAGCTCGGGCGGTGTGCTGCTGCAGCTGAAGACAGGCGAGGAGGTGTGGCTGACCGTCAATGACTACAATGGCATGGTGGGCACCGAGGGCTCCGACAGTGTTTTCTCAGGCTTCCTGCTCTTCccggactag